One stretch of Pieris brassicae chromosome 8, ilPieBrab1.1, whole genome shotgun sequence DNA includes these proteins:
- the LOC123712934 gene encoding GATA zinc finger domain-containing protein 14-like isoform X2 encodes MRVLIVFTVAALACAQVYAAPQIHVVDNNYNDPSQVHVVDNNYNDPSQVHVVDNNYNDPSQVHVVDNNYNDPSQVHVVDNNYNDPTQVHVVDNNNYNPHVVEDSAFYRPTQNGNGGHFVEDSAFYRPTYGGNHQGPIDPGFYRPGNQNNYEPISNGPAFVEDGRKHYDNPNLRSGK; translated from the exons atgAGAGTG CTTATTGTTTTTACTGTAGCGGCATTGGCCTGCGCTCAAG TTTACGCAGCGCCTCAGA ttcATGTAGTTGACAATAATTACAATGATCCGTCTCAAG tTCATGTAGTTGACAATAATTACAATGATCCGTCCCAAG TTCATGTAGTTGACAATAATTACAATGATCCGTCCCAAG tTCATGTAGTTGACAATAATTACAATGATCCGTCCCAAG ttcATGTCGTCGACAATAATTACAATGATCCAACTCAGG TTCATGTTGTGGacaataacaattacaatCCTCACG TCGTAGAAGACTCTGCTTTCTACCGGCCGACGCAAAATG GTAACGGCGGTCACT TTGTAGAAGACTCGGCTTTTTACAGACCCACCTATGGAG GTAATCACCAAGGAC cCATCGATCCTGGATTCTACCGGCCTGGAAACCAAA ATAACTATGAACCTATCA gCAACGGCCCTGCCTTTGTTGAAGATGGAAGAAAACATt ACGACAACCCCAACCTACGCAGTGGAAAATGA
- the LOC123712934 gene encoding uncharacterized protein LOC123712934 isoform X4: MRVLIVFTVAALACAQVYAAPQIHVVDNNYNDPSQVHVVDNNYNDPSQVHVVDNNYNDPSQVHVVDNNYNDPSQVHVVDNNYNDPTQVVEDSAFYRPTQNGNGGHFVEDSAFYRPTYGGNHQGPIDPGFYRPGNQNNYEPISNGPAFVEDGRKHYDNPNLRSGK; this comes from the exons atgAGAGTG CTTATTGTTTTTACTGTAGCGGCATTGGCCTGCGCTCAAG TTTACGCAGCGCCTCAGA ttcATGTAGTTGACAATAATTACAATGATCCGTCTCAAG tTCATGTAGTTGACAATAATTACAATGATCCGTCCCAAG TTCATGTAGTTGACAATAATTACAATGATCCGTCCCAAG tTCATGTAGTTGACAATAATTACAATGATCCGTCCCAAG ttcATGTCGTCGACAATAATTACAATGATCCAACTCAGG TCGTAGAAGACTCTGCTTTCTACCGGCCGACGCAAAATG GTAACGGCGGTCACT TTGTAGAAGACTCGGCTTTTTACAGACCCACCTATGGAG GTAATCACCAAGGAC cCATCGATCCTGGATTCTACCGGCCTGGAAACCAAA ATAACTATGAACCTATCA gCAACGGCCCTGCCTTTGTTGAAGATGGAAGAAAACATt ACGACAACCCCAACCTACGCAGTGGAAAATGA
- the LOC123712934 gene encoding uncharacterized protein LOC123712934 isoform X1 has protein sequence MRVLIVFTVAALACAQVYAAPQIHVVDNNYNDPSQVHVVDNNYNDPSQVHVVDNNYNDPSQVHVVDNNYNDPSQVHVVDNNYNDPTQVHVVDNNNYNPHEILFPGQYRPRSVVEDSAFYRPTQNGNGGHFVEDSAFYRPTYGGNHQGPIDPGFYRPGNQNNYEPISNGPAFVEDGRKHYDNPNLRSGK, from the exons atgAGAGTG CTTATTGTTTTTACTGTAGCGGCATTGGCCTGCGCTCAAG TTTACGCAGCGCCTCAGA ttcATGTAGTTGACAATAATTACAATGATCCGTCTCAAG tTCATGTAGTTGACAATAATTACAATGATCCGTCCCAAG TTCATGTAGTTGACAATAATTACAATGATCCGTCCCAAG tTCATGTAGTTGACAATAATTACAATGATCCGTCCCAAG ttcATGTCGTCGACAATAATTACAATGATCCAACTCAGG TTCATGTTGTGGacaataacaattacaatCCTCACG AAATACTTTTTCCAGGCCAATACAGGCCACGATCag TCGTAGAAGACTCTGCTTTCTACCGGCCGACGCAAAATG GTAACGGCGGTCACT TTGTAGAAGACTCGGCTTTTTACAGACCCACCTATGGAG GTAATCACCAAGGAC cCATCGATCCTGGATTCTACCGGCCTGGAAACCAAA ATAACTATGAACCTATCA gCAACGGCCCTGCCTTTGTTGAAGATGGAAGAAAACATt ACGACAACCCCAACCTACGCAGTGGAAAATGA
- the LOC123712934 gene encoding uncharacterized protein LOC123712934 isoform X7, whose translation MRVLIVFTVAALACAQVYAAPQIHVVDNNYNDPSQVHVVDNNYNDPSQVHVVDNNYNDPTQVVEDSAFYRPTQNGNGGHFVEDSAFYRPTYGGNHQGPIDPGFYRPGNQNNYEPISNGPAFVEDGRKHYDNPNLRSGK comes from the exons atgAGAGTG CTTATTGTTTTTACTGTAGCGGCATTGGCCTGCGCTCAAG TTTACGCAGCGCCTCAGA ttcATGTAGTTGACAATAATTACAATGATCCGTCTCAAG tTCATGTAGTTGACAATAATTACAATGATCCGTCCCAAG ttcATGTCGTCGACAATAATTACAATGATCCAACTCAGG TCGTAGAAGACTCTGCTTTCTACCGGCCGACGCAAAATG GTAACGGCGGTCACT TTGTAGAAGACTCGGCTTTTTACAGACCCACCTATGGAG GTAATCACCAAGGAC cCATCGATCCTGGATTCTACCGGCCTGGAAACCAAA ATAACTATGAACCTATCA gCAACGGCCCTGCCTTTGTTGAAGATGGAAGAAAACATt ACGACAACCCCAACCTACGCAGTGGAAAATGA
- the LOC123712934 gene encoding uncharacterized protein LOC123712934 isoform X5, with amino-acid sequence MRVLIVFTVAALACAQVYAAPQIHVVDNNYNDPSQVHVVDNNYNDPSQVHVVDNNYNDPTQVHVVDNNNYNPHEILFPGQYRPRSVVEDSAFYRPTQNGNGGHFVEDSAFYRPTYGGNHQGPIDPGFYRPGNQNNYEPISNGPAFVEDGRKHYDNPNLRSGK; translated from the exons atgAGAGTG CTTATTGTTTTTACTGTAGCGGCATTGGCCTGCGCTCAAG TTTACGCAGCGCCTCAGA ttcATGTAGTTGACAATAATTACAATGATCCGTCTCAAG tTCATGTAGTTGACAATAATTACAATGATCCGTCCCAAG ttcATGTCGTCGACAATAATTACAATGATCCAACTCAGG TTCATGTTGTGGacaataacaattacaatCCTCACG AAATACTTTTTCCAGGCCAATACAGGCCACGATCag TCGTAGAAGACTCTGCTTTCTACCGGCCGACGCAAAATG GTAACGGCGGTCACT TTGTAGAAGACTCGGCTTTTTACAGACCCACCTATGGAG GTAATCACCAAGGAC cCATCGATCCTGGATTCTACCGGCCTGGAAACCAAA ATAACTATGAACCTATCA gCAACGGCCCTGCCTTTGTTGAAGATGGAAGAAAACATt ACGACAACCCCAACCTACGCAGTGGAAAATGA
- the LOC123712934 gene encoding uncharacterized protein LOC123712934 isoform X3, whose translation MRVLIVFTVAALACAQVYAAPQIHVVDNNYNDPSQVHVVDNNYNDPSQVHVVDNNYNDPSQVHVVDNNYNDPTQVHVVDNNNYNPHEILFPGQYRPRSVVEDSAFYRPTQNGNGGHFVEDSAFYRPTYGGNHQGPIDPGFYRPGNQNNYEPISNGPAFVEDGRKHYDNPNLRSGK comes from the exons atgAGAGTG CTTATTGTTTTTACTGTAGCGGCATTGGCCTGCGCTCAAG TTTACGCAGCGCCTCAGA ttcATGTAGTTGACAATAATTACAATGATCCGTCTCAAG tTCATGTAGTTGACAATAATTACAATGATCCGTCCCAAG tTCATGTAGTTGACAATAATTACAATGATCCGTCCCAAG ttcATGTCGTCGACAATAATTACAATGATCCAACTCAGG TTCATGTTGTGGacaataacaattacaatCCTCACG AAATACTTTTTCCAGGCCAATACAGGCCACGATCag TCGTAGAAGACTCTGCTTTCTACCGGCCGACGCAAAATG GTAACGGCGGTCACT TTGTAGAAGACTCGGCTTTTTACAGACCCACCTATGGAG GTAATCACCAAGGAC cCATCGATCCTGGATTCTACCGGCCTGGAAACCAAA ATAACTATGAACCTATCA gCAACGGCCCTGCCTTTGTTGAAGATGGAAGAAAACATt ACGACAACCCCAACCTACGCAGTGGAAAATGA
- the LOC123712934 gene encoding uncharacterized protein LOC123712934 isoform X6 gives MRVLIVFTVAALACAQVYAAPQIHVVDNNYNDPSQVHVVDNNYNDPSQVHVVDNNYNDPSQVHVVDNNYNDPTQVVEDSAFYRPTQNGNGGHFVEDSAFYRPTYGGNHQGPIDPGFYRPGNQNNYEPISNGPAFVEDGRKHYDNPNLRSGK, from the exons atgAGAGTG CTTATTGTTTTTACTGTAGCGGCATTGGCCTGCGCTCAAG TTTACGCAGCGCCTCAGA ttcATGTAGTTGACAATAATTACAATGATCCGTCTCAAG tTCATGTAGTTGACAATAATTACAATGATCCGTCCCAAG tTCATGTAGTTGACAATAATTACAATGATCCGTCCCAAG ttcATGTCGTCGACAATAATTACAATGATCCAACTCAGG TCGTAGAAGACTCTGCTTTCTACCGGCCGACGCAAAATG GTAACGGCGGTCACT TTGTAGAAGACTCGGCTTTTTACAGACCCACCTATGGAG GTAATCACCAAGGAC cCATCGATCCTGGATTCTACCGGCCTGGAAACCAAA ATAACTATGAACCTATCA gCAACGGCCCTGCCTTTGTTGAAGATGGAAGAAAACATt ACGACAACCCCAACCTACGCAGTGGAAAATGA